One Caretta caretta isolate rCarCar2 chromosome 8, rCarCar1.hap1, whole genome shotgun sequence DNA window includes the following coding sequences:
- the CATSPER3 gene encoding cation channel sperm-associated protein 3 isoform X1, giving the protein MEPTESFHQRRLVSNLVVEHFKPSSDADMKHTLFWQFRRWDTEFCAYIRRLLQNPMFNSVMISIISLNALFLAMETNYDIQLNSYAYLELADLIIISIYTTEILLKFYVDPLNYWRSGYNLFDVIILLIAYLPYIIDKYDVKQYRTWNIINGFQALKILKIISYSKGMRSLIAALGQTVKTVIYVLILLFLLMFIFAILGYGLYGDPETGDSKNWGNLASALFTLFSLVTVDGWTDLQDELDKRGFSASRAFTIVFILLGFFLFFNMSIGVVIMNIQDSTQNYEREFKAEKQAALQAKKQAMLQRQQEEVNMLMHQQKTSEYKTFSELVEDFKKTLHHSDPMVLEDFCASVPFIDLYLTSLDLQDNTVYRLQELYYELVGTLNTILEDVREKSRLPPENDTKS; this is encoded by the exons ATGGAGCCAACAGAATCTTTTCATCAGAGACGACTTGTGTCGAACTTGGTTGTTGAACATTTTAAACCCTCGTCTGATGCTGACATGAAACACACTCTGTTCTGGCAATTCAG GAGGTGGGACACTGAATTTTGTGCATATATACGCAGATTACTGCAGAATCCCATGTTCAACTCAGTCATGATAAGCATCATCTCACTCAATGCGCTGTTCTTGGCTATGGAGACTAATTATGATATTCAGCTTAATTCTTATGCATATCTGGAG ctgGCCGATCTGATTATTATATCCATCTACACCACCGAGATTTTGCTGAAGTTTTATGTGGATCCCTTGAATTACTGGAGGAGTGGCTATAACCTGTTTGATGTTATCATACTTCTCATTGCTTACCTCCCATATATCATTGACAAATATGACGTCAAACAGTACAGGACATGGAATATAATTAATGGTTTCCAGGCACTCAAGATTCTGAAGATTATCTCCTACAGCAAAGGCATGAGG AGTTTGATAGCAGCTCTAGGCCAGACTGTGAAGACTGTGATCTATGTCCTTATCTTGCTGTTCCTGTTAATGTTTATCTTTGCCATTTTGGGTTACGGATTGTACGGAGACCCTGAAACCGGAGACAGTAAAAACTGGGGCAACCTAGCATCTGCCCTTTTCACTCTCTTCAGTTTAGTAACG GTTGATGGCTGGACGGACTTACAGGATGAATTAGACAAACGTGGTTTTAGTGCCAGCCGAGCCTTCACAATAGTGTTCATCTTGCtggggttctttttgtttttcaatatGTCTATTGGAGTTGTGATTATGAATATCCAG GACTCCACTCAGAATTATGAACGAGAGTTTAAAGCAGAAAAACAAGCTGCTCTTCAGGCTAAAAAACAGGCCATGTTACAAAGACAACAGGAAGAAGTAAACATGCTAATGCACCAGCAG AAAACCAGTGAATATAAAACCTTCAGTGAATTGGTGGAGGACTTTAAAAAGACATTACATCATTCTGATCCTATGGTCTTAGAAGATTTTTGTGCCAGTGTCCCATTTATTGATCTTTATTTGACATCCCTCGATCTTCAGGATAACACAGTTTATAG GTTACAAGAACTCTATTATGAACTTGTTGGCACGTTGAACACCATCTTGGAAGACGTAAGAGAAAAATCCAGGCTGCCCCCTGAGAATGATACGAAGAGTTAA
- the CATSPER3 gene encoding cation channel sperm-associated protein 3 isoform X2, with product MEPTESFHQRRLVSNLVVEHFKPSSDADMKHTLFWQFRRWDTEFCAYIRRLLQNPMFNSVMISIISLNALFLAMETNYDIQLNSYAYLELADLIIISIYTTEILLKFYVDPLNYWRSGYNLFDVIILLIAYLPYIIDKYDVKQYRTWNIINGFQALKILKIISYSKGMRSLIAALGQTVKTVIYVLILLFLLMFIFAILGYGLYGDPETGDSKNWGNLASALFTLFSLVTVDGWTDLQDELDKRGFSASRAFTIVFILLGFFLFFNMSIGVVIMNIQDSTQNYEREFKAEKQAALQAKKQAMLQRQQEEVNMLMHQQVTRTLL from the exons ATGGAGCCAACAGAATCTTTTCATCAGAGACGACTTGTGTCGAACTTGGTTGTTGAACATTTTAAACCCTCGTCTGATGCTGACATGAAACACACTCTGTTCTGGCAATTCAG GAGGTGGGACACTGAATTTTGTGCATATATACGCAGATTACTGCAGAATCCCATGTTCAACTCAGTCATGATAAGCATCATCTCACTCAATGCGCTGTTCTTGGCTATGGAGACTAATTATGATATTCAGCTTAATTCTTATGCATATCTGGAG ctgGCCGATCTGATTATTATATCCATCTACACCACCGAGATTTTGCTGAAGTTTTATGTGGATCCCTTGAATTACTGGAGGAGTGGCTATAACCTGTTTGATGTTATCATACTTCTCATTGCTTACCTCCCATATATCATTGACAAATATGACGTCAAACAGTACAGGACATGGAATATAATTAATGGTTTCCAGGCACTCAAGATTCTGAAGATTATCTCCTACAGCAAAGGCATGAGG AGTTTGATAGCAGCTCTAGGCCAGACTGTGAAGACTGTGATCTATGTCCTTATCTTGCTGTTCCTGTTAATGTTTATCTTTGCCATTTTGGGTTACGGATTGTACGGAGACCCTGAAACCGGAGACAGTAAAAACTGGGGCAACCTAGCATCTGCCCTTTTCACTCTCTTCAGTTTAGTAACG GTTGATGGCTGGACGGACTTACAGGATGAATTAGACAAACGTGGTTTTAGTGCCAGCCGAGCCTTCACAATAGTGTTCATCTTGCtggggttctttttgtttttcaatatGTCTATTGGAGTTGTGATTATGAATATCCAG GACTCCACTCAGAATTATGAACGAGAGTTTAAAGCAGAAAAACAAGCTGCTCTTCAGGCTAAAAAACAGGCCATGTTACAAAGACAACAGGAAGAAGTAAACATGCTAATGCACCAGCAG GTTACAAGAACTCTATTATGA